CCTTGGCGATCGCGCCGCGGCCGAGGACGTGTTTCAGGAGAGCTTCTTACAGGTCCACCAGTCGGCCGAGCAGTTTGACCCCCAACGCCGATTCCGTCCGTGGCTGTTCACCATCGCCGCCAATAAGGCCCGCGATCTGCTGCGTTCCAACGCGCGCCGGCCCACCAGCCCGCTTCAGGCCAGCATTGGCCGGGGTGATGACGACAGTGGCGAGTTCCTGGACCTGATGCAGGCCACCGGCGAGCTGCCATCAGAACCGATGGAACGTGAGGAACTGCAGCAGCTGGTGCAGAAGACGGTGATGCAGATGCCCGAGCATCTGCGCGAGATCCTGCTGTTGTCGTACTTCCACCAGTTTCCGTACAAGCAGATCGGCGAGATTCTGGACGTACCGCTGGGCACGGTGAAGAGCCGCCTGCATGCCGCCGTCGCCCATTTCGCCGATCGCTACCGCGCCGCGACCGAAAAGGAACGTCGGCCGTCGGGCCAACAGTAATCCACGTCACACTCGGTGGCCGTTCCGATAGTTTTCGCGATATATCGGAGCGCTTCCATTTTTTCTCGAAACATTAGTGATTACCCCCACGTAAGAAGCCATGTCGTGACGGGAGCAACTGTGCTTGAACGGTTTGCGGGTCGCGACGATTAGACGTTGCCCACTTTTCGATCGGCTGTTACGTTGCTGCCGACCGAGTGGCCTTACGGGGAATTCCCATGAGTCGTAAACTGTCTGACGAAGACCGCCGTGCCGTTGATATGGTTCTGGATCAGCAGCTGTCGCCCGACGCGGTCGGCAGTGGCCGGGCCGGTTTCGCACCACCAAGCGCCGATGAGTTCCGCCTACGGTTGCGCCGCGTGCGCGACGTGCTGGGTCTGCTGAACGCGATGCCGGCCCAAGAGCCCTCGAGCGACCTCGTCGCCCGCACGATGCAGCGGATCAACAGCGCCCCCGCGGGCAAGCCTACGGTGCCGTCCGAATCCGTGCTGTACGGGTTGAACCAGCCTCTGGCTTAGTTCATCCTCTGTTCTCCCAAGATAAGCGTCCCTCCCTACATAGCCACCGGCTTGCCGATGTTCTTCCTGCACCCGGTCGAAGATCACCGGCAAGCCGGTGGCTATGTAGCGGAGGGACGTTCTCTTACTGCTCGAACCGCGTCGATCAACTGCCGAACTTCCGCATCGGAGTGGGCGCTTGAGAGCGTGACGCGCAACCGACTGCCCCCCTTCGGCACGGTGGGTGGCCGCACCGCCACCACCAGCAAGCCCACCGACTCCAACTGTGCAGCCGCGGTCAAAGCGGACTCTTCTGTTCCCAGCAAGATCGGCACGATGGGTGAATCGATCGGCGATGCGCCCGCGATGCCGAGCTCGTCTCGAACCCGGCGTGCTAACTGTCGAACCCGCGTCGCCCGATCGGGCTCGCGTCGCATCACGTCGATGGCCGCTTCGACTCCCACCGCGATAACCGCGGGAACCGCCGTCGAGTAGATGTACCCGCGACCATGGTTGATGACGGCATCGCACAGTTCCTGCGACCCACAAACCGCCCCACCCGCCACACCCGCCGCCTTCGAGAAGGTGGTCACCGTCAGGTCCACCGCCGCCGCGACGCCCAGTTCACTTGCTAGTCCCGCCCCACCTTCACCGTACACACCGCCACCATGCGCATCGTCGACTAGAAGTAGGAAGTCGTGCGAATCCTTCAGCGACGCAATCGCCCGCAGATCGGCGGCGTCGCCGTCCATGCTGAAGATCGATTCGGTAACGACGACCTGAAGCTGCCCAGCGGGGCGATCCGCAAGCAAGCGCGACAGTTTGTCGACACCGTTGTGCGGGAAGACGCGGTACTCCGCGCCGCTGCCGCGGACGGCGTCGATGAGCGAGGCGTGACACAGCTTGTCGAGCAGGAACCGCACGCCACCGGTGTCGCGCCCGATCGCGGCCAGCGCCTGCACCGCGGCGTGGTTGGCCTGGTAGCCGCTGGGCAACAGCACTGCGCCGGCGGTGCCCTTCCAGTTGGCGATGGCGGACTCGGCGCGCTCGTGGAATACCGTGTGGCCACTGATCAGCCCGGCCGCCCCCGCGCCGGCGCCGACCCGGTCGATCGCGGCCCTCATCGCGGTGGCGATCTGCGGATGGTGCGTCAGACCGAGATAATTGTTCGACGAGAAATCGATCAAAGGGCGGCCACGGCGCGTGACGTGAACAGCGCTCGTTGGCGCAACGGTCGTCCGCGCCCGGTCTCGCTTCTCAATCGCGCGCCGTTCGCGGGCGGCTTGAAGGGCATGGATCCAGTCGGGGGAAATCATCTGAGATTACGCGAGAAATCGGATGAATTACGTTCAATTAGACCTAGTTGCGCCGCGTGATCTTGTGAGGGTTAACCCATGCAAAAAAGAAGACCACCGGCAAGCCGGTGGCTATGGGAGTCGGAAGCGCACTTGAGTCGCGCGATAATTTGAGACGCGTGGTGACGAACCACGAGATCAGACGGCCTTGCCGTTCGTCTCGTCCTCGTCGTCATCATCGTCGTCGTCAACCTCCGCCATCTCGGCGACGTCGGGGGCTTCGTCGTCGATGGGGACGCCACCGATCTCGGTGAGCCGTTGCTTCATCAGCCGGCCGACCTTGAACTTCACGGTGCGCTTCTCGGGAACGGTGACGGGCTCGAGCGTCTTGGGGTTCTGCGCCTTGCGTGCCTTGCGCACGCGCGTCTCGAAGACGCCGAAGTCGCGGAACTCAAGACGGTTGCCCTTGCCCAACTCGCTCACGACCGAGTCGAGAAACTGCTGCACCACGCGCTTCACTTGCACGCGCTTCAGCGCAGTACGAGTGGCGATACGATCGATCAGTTCTTTCTTCGTAACGGTGGCCATTGCTGGGCCTCCCCGAGAGAGATAACACGTTTATGGACCCACAGTTACTATGCCATTTGCGCCCGACAATGCAAGGGGTGTCGACAAGTTGAATCAACTGAAGTGGTTCGGAATGCAATTGGACGAGCTAACGGGCCGTTAAAGTGGCCGGTTCCGTTAAAGCATTAACCCCGCAGATCAACGGGTCGAGACCCACATTTTTGCGGAGACGGCTTGGCGTTCGAAGTCGGTAAACCGGTCGTAGATGTACTGGCGATCATCGGTGCGGACGTAGGCGTAGGTCGTGATGGCCGTATCGAACCCGACATAGGCGGCGTGTTGCCGCAAATCTCGCGCAAAGACATACTCGGGAAGCGGTTGCATCCCCGGCACGTCGAACGCCAACGCCGCGCTCGGCTGGCTCAGTTGGGCAACGGGAGGCGGTGGCGCGGTGGTTTTATCCCGGTGGGACGCGCAACCAGTGATCAAGCCCAACGACAGGATGACGGCAAGCGAACGCATGCCAACATCACTTCAAATCCAGTGCCAATAACGCTCAGCTTGCTGCAAGTGACGTGGCTGCCTTGCATTGGGGTCGGCCGACGAATCTTGCTTCTGGTTCAATCCGGATGATGCGAAAAGGCAACAGGCGGCGTTGCCGGCAGGCATCATCGCACGCGCTGATGCGGGCGGGATTCGCGAACTCAAATCTGAAAGTCCGGCGCGAACTCCTTCACGCCCCCCGACCGCTGCCGGCGTTCCCGGTACTTCAGCTTCGGTGGGTCGGCGGTCACGCGGTTGAACGGTGGCACGGTGGCGGTGATGAAGACGTTGCCGCCGATCAACGCGCCTTTGCCGATCACCGTATCGCCACCCAGGATTGTGGCGCCCGCGTAGATGATCACGTCGTCCTCGATCGTCGGGTGCCGTTTGCGCGTGCGGAACTCTTCCACGTGCCGGTCGGGCGCCAGCGCGCCCAGCGTTACGCCCTGGTAGATCTTCACGTTGTTGCCGATGCTGCAGGTCTCACCGATCACCACGCCCGTGCCGTGGTCGATGAAGAAACTCCGGCCGAGCGTGGCGCCGGGATGGATGTCGATGCCCGTCAGGCTGTGCGCGTACTCGGTCATAATGCGTGGCAGCAGCGGCACGTTCATCGTGTACAGCTCGTGCGCCAGCCGCTGGACGAAGATCGCGAACATGCCGGGGTAGCAGAAGATCGTCTCGTCGGTCCCCTTGGCCGCCGGGTCGGAGTCGTACGCCGCCTGCACGTCGGCGGCCAGCAGCTCGCGAACCTGGGGGACGCGCATCAAAAATGCATGCGTGAACTCGGCGGCCGCCTGGTCGCACTCACGGCAGTCCTCGTCCATCACGCCGTCCGGGATTCGCTTGCGGTAGCGCAGACACCTGCGGATCTGCTCGTACAGCATGTCGGCGATCTCCAGCGTCAGCTCGCCGAGGCGGAACTGAACGCTTTCCTTCGTCAGGCCCTGCTTGCCGAAGTATCCGGGAAAGACGAGCTCGCGCAGCCGATCGACGATCTCGATCACCTTGTCGCGGTTCGGCAGCAGCACGCTGTCGAGGTGCGTCAACCCCGGCAACGACCGGGCCGACTCGACGATGCTCTCGACGACCTGCGACAGACGTTGGTTCAGTTGCTGGCGATCCATAAGGCTCGCCCAAGCATACGCCCACCGAATTCAACCGGCAAACGGGAGCCGGTGGGCACGGCGTTCGTGGTCAAAGAAAGAGGTAGCCGCAGAGACGCGGAGAGCGCGGAGACAGAGGGAGAAGAGGAGGATCCACAGAGGCACGGGCTGCCTTCGCCATTTTGATTCCTCTATCCTCTACCTTCGCTTCCTCTTCTCCATCTATCTCCGCGTCCTCCGCGCCTCTGCGGTTCATCTCCTCCAGCATTGCAGAATCCCCCAACCACTTCTGCTACATTGCCCGCCCAACTTTTCAGGAGATCCATGGAAGCGTTGATGATCGGCGTATCAGGCATGCGTGGCACGATCGGTGGCACCCTGACCCCCGCGACCGTCGCCCGCATGGCGGCGGCGTTTGCCGTCTGGACGAAGTCGACCGTGCCGGCCCGGCGGGCGCCGAAGATCGTGTTTGGTCGCGATAGTCGCCCGAGCGGCGCCTGGGTGCGGGATGCCGCCGCTGCGGTGCTGATCGCCAGTGGCTGCGAGCTGATCGACCTCGACATCGTGACCACGCCCGGCGTCGCCATGATGTGCCGTCACCTGAACGCCGACGCCGCCATCATCGCAACGGCGTCGCACAACCCGATCGAGTGGAACGGCCTGAAGTTCCTGAACGCCGAGGGCATCGCGTTGCCGCCCGCCGAGGCGGCGCGGTTGAAGCAACTGTACGACGACGGCGCGACCGACTACGTCCGCGTTACGTCGCTCGTGCCGCCGGCCCGCAATACCGAGACGCACGCGTTGCACATCAAGCGGGTGCTGGAGCGCGTCGATGTGCTTGGCATCTCGACGAAGCGATTCAAGGTCGTGCTGGACAGCGTGAACGGTGCCGGCTGTGTTGCGACGGCGACGTTGTTGAACAAGCTGGGATGTCAGCTGATCCACCTGAACGCCACGCCCAACGGCCAGTTCCCGCACGAGCCCGAACCCACCGAGGCGAACCTGACCGACCTCGCCGACGCCGTCCGCAAGCAGCGCGCCGACATCGGCTTTGCCCAGGACCCCGACGCCGACCGATTGGCGATCATCGACGAGAACGGCAAGTACATCGGTGAGGAATATACGCTCGCGCTGGCGGCCAAGTACATGCTGGCCAAGCGGCCCGGCGTGGCGGTGGCGAACCTGTCCAGCAGCCGCATGCTCGACGACATCGCGGCCCAGAACAACAGCATGGTCGTGCGGTCGTGCGTCGGCGAGGCGAACGTCGTGCAGGCCATGCTGAAGCACGACGCCGTCATCGGTGGTGAGGGCAACGGTGGCGTGATCGACACGCGCATCGTGGGTGGCCGGGATAGTCTGGTCGGCATCGGGTTCGTGCTCGACCTGCTGGCCGCGTCGAATAAGAAGCTGAGCCAGCACGTCGCCGAGATCCCCCGATACGAGATCGTGAAGACCAAGTTCGAGTGCCGCCGGGAGGATGCGACCCGCGCCGTGGAGGCCGTGAAGGCGGCGTTTGCCAGCGAGAAGGTCGACACCCAGGACGGCATCCGCATCGACTGGCCCAACGCCTGGGTGCACGCCCGCGCAAGCAACACGGAACCGATCATGCGCATCATCGCCGAGGCGCCGACCCGTGCGCTGGCGGATGAAAAAATCGCGCTGGTGCAGCGGGTGGTGGACACCGCCCTTCGCGCCTGAAGGATGGCGGCGGCGGTTTGGGTAAGGCAAAACGCGAAAACGTGCACCATTTTGCACCATTGTGCAACATCGGGAGGGTGAGGTGGCTGCCGTTGTGTGCGATGCGTCGGCTATTCGATTGTCAAAGAACTGGCTATCCATCTCTACGCTAGCGCAGCGCGATTGAGGTGGAATCGGCGCAACCGGATTTGTTTTCTTCAAGGCTCGGTCGGCGCCGGCGCGTCGCAGACAAGAATGTTCACGCGTCGCTTAAAGCGAGGGACCTGTTCCTGTAGCGGCTTGTCCTCTGGGTGCCACGGTTTGGTACTCCAAGACGTGTCGGCTGCGTGGATCCTACAGCACGGCTTGGAGTACCAAACTGTGGCACCCGAGCGCTACGGCAAGGTGCGCCCTGTTCTAGGACAGAAGACAGAAGAAACACAGGCAAGAATGCCTGTGCCATAGAAGAGAGGCAGAGAGAGTACGGGGGAGACTAAGATGGGGGGAGAGACAGGCAGGAATGCCTGTCCTACAGAAGAGGGCGCACTTTTACTTGGCGTTTCCTGCCTTGGCGGGCTCGGCGGCTTGGCGTTCAACTCATCCGCACCTCCGCCAGCCTACGTCGTGACCGGTGTCGCGACGCCGGTTCGTCGACCGGTTAATGCCATAATGACCCGGCGGCCATTGCGGGCGATGAAGACTACCAGCAACACGATTAGGACGGCCGCCACGATGGGAACGAGGATCGCCAGCAGCACTGCAACCACGGCGCTGACCCATTCCGCGGTCGAGATCGTGAAGTTGCCGAAGCCGCCGGTGGTGCCGGTGCTGACGGCACGGGCGAGGACCGTGCCTGCCTGCACCACGCCGGCGACGCCACCGCCACCCAGGGCGGCCAACGTCCACTTCGCCCACGGTTCGTCCATGGGCAGCACGGCGCCGGCGACGATCGTTCCTGCGCCGATGGCGGCTGGTGTGGCGACGGTGTCGAGCAGGTTGTCTACCCACGGCACGTAGTACGCCGCCACCTCGACGGCGGTCGCGACGCCCAGCACGATCAACGCGGGCATCGACCCGACCCATTCCCAACCGGAAGACGGTTCGATCACGCCTCCCGCTACGGCAGCCCCCATCCCCAGCAACGGCACGAACACCCGAAACCCGCACGCCGCCGCCAGCGCGAGCCCGGCACAGATCATCGTGAGGTAGTCCATGCGAGGATTTTAGCGGAGAAGGAGCCATCTCGGTGCTCTATAAAAGCGGGGCCTCTCTCGAACGTTGCAATCCTGCTAAATGACGGCCCAATGCCAATCGCCTTACCCGATAAACTAGAATTGTCGTTAGGATAGATCCATGACCGATGTTGCCGACCTCATCCCCCAGTCCCATGTCAATCTGCACGACCGCTTGTTGCCAGAGGTGATTGAACCCGTGGACCGGTTGGCGAGATCCGGCGTTACGTACACCGTCAACGGCCGCCACGGTCTAGCCAAGGCGACGTATCTGGTGATCGACCTTGAAGCCGAGGGTGACGTGGCGGCCACCCTGCTGTTGGAGTTTTACGCTCGCGGCACGACCGAACGGACGATCTTCGCGCGGATCGGGCTGTTGCCGCACGTGGTCACGCGGGTCGCGTTCCCACTGTCGGCACTCGACGGGCAGACATTGTTCCTGCCACGGTCGCCGTTGCGGTTGAAGGCGTGCGTGCAGGGCAAGCGGACGAACCTGGACGAGGTGGATCGGGTCGTCGTCGCGTTGGAACCGTCACCAGCGCCGCTGCGACTGCGCATCCACGCGCAGCCTCGTCTGAGCGATCGCGCAGAAGACGGTCCCGCGTGCGAGCGCGTGTTGGTCGACCCGCTGGGCCAATGGGCCGACCGCACCTGGCCGGGTAAGACGGCTGACGAGTCGGAACTCGTCAGCAATCTTCACGCTGCCCGCAACGCTACGGCCACGCCCACCGAACGGGAGACTGATCGAACGGCGTTCGGTGGTTCGAGCACCATCACGTTTCCAGCGACGGGCCACTTTCGCCTGCACCAAGACGGGCGCCGTTGGTGGCTGGTGGACCCTGCGGGCGGCGCATTCTTCAGCGCCGGGCCGGACTGCGTACGGCCGGACTCCACATCGCCCATTCTGCCTGGCACGGAACGCAACTTCGCGTGGCTACCGCCCGAGGGTGATTCGCGGTTCAGCGACGCCTGGACGGGCAAATCGAACATCAGCCATTCGATCGCGAACCTCATTCGCGCCTTCGACGGCAACTGGCGATCCGATTGGGCGGCCATCACCGTGCCGATGCTGAAGCGGTACGGCTTTAACACGGTCGCCAACTGGTCCGATCTCGAATTCGCGCGGGCCTCGGGCATGCCGTACGTCGTTCCGATGCCCCACTTAAGCACGACGGGCAAGCGACTGTTTCGGTCCCTGCCTGACGTGTTCGACCCCGCGTACGGCAAGGCCTGCGCTACATGGTCACGCTGGCTCCAACAGTTCAGTGGCGATGCAAACCTGATCGGCTATTTCCTTACCAACGAGCCCGACTGGGCCTTCGGCAAGCACAATCTCGCCAGCGAAATGCTGGAGGCGAACCCCGGCACCCACACACGGCGAGCACTGGCGGCGTTCCTGAAGGAACGCTACGCGAACGACGACGCTGCTTGGGCAGCCGCGTGGGATTGCGCGGGTAAGTCGATCGACGCGGTCATCAACGAGACCTGGCGGCGGGCCGAATCGCGCAGCACGGCGGCGTACGACGATCTGTTCGCGTTCAGTCGGCAAATCGTTCAGCAGTGGATACGCGGCATGATGGAACCGTGCCGCACGGTGTTGCCACATCACCTGAACCTGGGCGTGCGATGGGCGTGGATCAGTTCCGACCTGTGTTACGAGGTCGCGCCGTTCTGCGACGTGTTCACGATTAACAACTACAGCAACGAGCCACCGCTCGGACAGCTGACGGAGATCGAGAAGCGCACCGGTCGGCCGGTCATTATTGGCGAGTTTCACCACGGGTCGACCGACCGCGGACTACCGTGCAACGGCATCAGTGCCGTCGCAACCGAAGCCGAACGTGGCACGGCCTACCGGCGGTATGTCGAACTGTGCGCCGCGCATCCGGCCTGCGTTGGCGCACATTACTTCCAGTATTCCGACCAGCCGATCCTCGGACGCTTTGATGGCGAGAACTATCACATCGGCTTCGTCGACACGTGCTTCAAGCCGCACGACGAGTTTCTTCAGGCAGCGAGACAGACGCACGAACGGATGTACGACGTCGCCTCAGGGCAAACCGCACTTACCGAGGAGAAGGCTGCCCCTGTGCCATCGATCTTCTTCTGAGCGAGCGCGAGTGCGAGTGCGAACTGCGTTCGATTGACGCGCTCCTGTTTGCTGCTACAGGTGTGACGCCAATACCGGCTACTTCGATTTGTTCCCTGCACGCGGCGGGACGGCGAGATCTTTGATCATCGCACGCATGTCGGCGGCCTTGGGGGAATCGGCGTTTCGCTTCAGGGCGTCCTTTAGGATCGCCGTGGCCCGGCCGGTCTCGTTCAACAATTTCAGCCGTTCGGCCTCGGCGAGCACGGTGGCCGAGTCGTCGAAACGGGTCGTGACCTCTTTCACTTTTCCGCCAACGATGCTGACGCTCGCAATGGCCAGACAGCCATCGGCACGCGTCAACACGACACGCGCCGGGCCGTTCGCTGGCTGTTCGAGCGTTACTTGTCCGGACGTGCTTGCACGCTCGATGGCCTCGGCGAGCAAGCTAGCCGGCAGCCAGTCGGGCGCGTTCATCGGCAACTGCTGCTGGGGGTCTCGCGCGGTGGCGGTGAAGGTGGCGTAGTCGCTGATCGGGGTCTTGCGCACGATCGCCCGACCAAGGAAGCTGCCGATCGTGGCGACTGAGGCTTGGTCGTACAGATCGCTCGATGGATCGGCCGGCAGCGATCGCCAGTACGCCAGCCACTTCTGTTCAAAGCCGGCGGTGTCACCGAACGCCGTTTGCCACGCGCGCGATGCCGCACGCCCCCGGCCGATCTCGTTCATGTAGGTCGAGAACGCCCTGCGGTACCGCCCGTTGTCGGCGTGCACGAGGAAGTGCACCATTGACCACGCCTGGTCATAGTTCTGGATCGAAAGATTGCCGTTCCACTCGGCCAACGTTAGCGCCATCACGTCGGTGATCGACTTGAATTCTTCCGCGGCGATGCTTCGCCGGATTCGCTCCAGGCGCCACGGTGGCACGATGCCGGTGACGAAGCCGTCACCGGTCCAGATGCCTTCACCGAAGTACTCGGCCAGCCCTTCGTCGGCCCAGGTGGGCAGGTTGCCACCGATCACGGCGTGTGCGAACTGGTGAAAACCCTCGTGCTGCATCGTGTGCCACGTGGCGGCCGAGACGTCGTCACCGGCGATCACGAGGAGCCGTTGACCATCGAACATGCCCGCCGACCCCGCGACGCCGCCGGCGGTGTAGTAGTCGGTCGCGTCGCGGAACAGGTAGACGGGGAACTTCGTCCGAATGGCGCCGGCGAAGCCCGCGGTGCGGCTGGCGTATTCCTCGCCCATGCGCGTCAGCCGCAACACCGCTTCCCGGGCGGCGGGCTCGGGAAGGTCGGTGTAAAGCCAATAATATTTCGATTCGACCTTGTTCAGCTTCGGCGCCGAACCGTTCGGGCGGGGCAGGTCGGTCGGTCTGCGATCTGCCCCAAACGCCGTGGCGGTGGGCAGGAGCAGCAGGAAGATGAGGGCAAGCCGCGGAAACATGGAGGTGACCTATCCTACCATCGGTACCAACGCCCCGGCGAGGCGTTGACGTCCGGATAACCCCGAGCACCGGTCTCGGGCGTCGCGAACGCTTGCAATGGGCGGGCAGTTTGCCACAATCGCCCATCTCGCATGGCACCTGCAAAGCGAAATCTTCTGGTGGGCACGACGGTCCTGGGCGCATTCTTGGTACTGGGCTGGATGATCATCCAGTTTGGCGGATCGATCGCCACGCCGTTCGCGGCACCGGTGTTGAACGTGTCGTTCACCACGACGCGCGCCGACGGCGTCGTCGAGGGCTCGCCGATCATGTATCGCGGTGTGAACGTCGGCAAGGTGACCAAGGTCAGCCTGCTGCCCGACAACGAGAACGTCGACATCCTGGCGCAGATCAACCGCGAGCTGAATTTGCCCGCCAACGTGCAGGGCACCATTCGCCAGACCAACGTCTTCGGTGGTGGCGCAGCGATCTCGCTCGACCTGACCAACGGCCAGCCCGAAGGCCAGTTGGCCGACGGGGCCAAGCTGCAATCCCGCTTCGCTGGGTCGGGCCTCATTCCGCCTGAGATTGCGGAACTGGCGTCGGACCTGCGCGAGACGAGCCGTCAATTTCGCGAGTCGAACGTGGTGCCGAACATGAACGCGCAGCTGACCAAGATCGGCACGCTGATCGAAGAGCTGACGAATTTCGTCACCGATACCGAGACGCAGGACAACCTCCGCAAGTCGCTCGCCAACGTCCGCACCGCCACCGAGTCGGCCAACCGCATCACCGCGAACTTCGAGCGATTCAGCGCGAAGCTGGAATCGATCGGTGACAACACCGACCGCGTCGTGACCAAGGCTGGCGATAGCGTCGATGACCTGTCGAAGCAGCTCACCGAACGCATGTCGCAGATCTCGCAACTGCTGCACACCACCCAATCGATCGCCGCCAAGATCGACAAAGGCGAGGGCACCGCTGGCCGCCTCGTGAACGACCCCAAACTGTACGCGGGCCTGGTCGAGACGACCGAATCGCTCAATCTGATCGTCCGCGACATGCAACGCCTCGTGCAGCAGTGGGAACAGGAAGGCGTGTCGCTCAAGCTGAAGTGATCGGTGTTCGGTTGTCAGTGGTCCGCCGCCCGTTGTTGAAGACCACTGCCCACGCCGCCCGCCCACTCGCACCCGGTTTCACTCTTAACAACTGACCACGGACAACTGACACCACCAATGGCCACCATTAACGACAACTATCTGAAGCTGAAAGCCGGTTACCTTTTTCCCGAGATCGGGCGGCGCGTGAAAGCGTTTAGTGAGGCAAACCCGGGCGCGAAGATTATCCGTTTGGGCATCGGCGACGTGACCGAACCCTTGCCGCAGGCCATTCGCGATGCGATGCACAAGGCGGTCGACGAGATGGGCAACCGCGAGACGTTCCGCGGGTACGGGCCGGAACAAGGCTACGATTTCCTGCGCGAGGCGATCGCCAAGAACGACTTCCAGTCGCGCGGCTGCGACGTGTCGGCCGACGAGATCTTCGTCAGCGACGGCAGCAAGTGCGACTGCGGCAACATCCTCGACATCTTCGGTGAGGGCAACACGATCGCCGTCACCGATCCCGTCTACCCCGTCTACGTCGACACGAACGTAATGGCGGGCCACACCGGCGAAGCCAACGAGCGCGGCGAGTACGGCAACCTGGTCTACCTGCGCGGCACCGCCGAGAACAACTTCGTGCCTGAACTGCCGACGCAGCGGGTGGACATCATCTACCTCTGCTATCCGAACAACCCCACCGGCACCGTCGCCACGAAAGAAACGCTGACCAAGTGGGTGAACTACGCCAAGCAGAACGGGTCGATCATCCTGTTCGACGCGGCGTACGAGGCGTACATCACCGACGCATCCGTGCCGCACAGCATTTACGAGATTCCCGGCGCCCGCGACTGCGCGATCGAGTTCCGCAGCTTCAGCAAGCTGGCGGGTTTCACCGGCGTTCGCTGTGCGTTTACGGTGGTGCCGAAGACGCTGAAGGGCAAGGCGAAGGACGGCAGCGAGGTCGATTTGTTCCGCCTGTGGACCCGCCGGCATACCACGAAGTTCAATGGCGTGTCGTACATTACCCAGCGCGGCGCCGAGGCCGTCTATTCGCCGGAGGGCAAGCAGCAGATTCGCTCGCTGCTCGACTTCTACCTCGCCAATGCCAAGCTGATCCGCGAAGGCATTTCGTCCATCGGCCTGAAGGTGTTCGGCGGCGTGAACGCGCCGTACGTGTGGCTGAAGACGCCAGGCAACACGACGAGCTGGCAGTTCTTTGATGATCTGCTGAGCAAGGCCAACGTCGTCGGCACCCCCGGCAGCGGCTTCGGCGCCGCCGGTGAGGGTTACTTCCGCATCAGCGCGTTCAACAGCCGCGCGAACGTGGAAGAGGCGCTGCGTCGCATCAAGGCGAACGTGAAGGCGTAGGCGCAGCCGTCCTGAGCCGACAATGTCATCCTGAGGTACTTCGAAGGATCTCTTCTGTCCCGCGTACAAAAGACGGGGAAAGATCCTTCGGAGTATCTCAGGATGACGAGTGGTGTCGCCCCCCCTCCGCCCCCGTCCTACTGGAACTTCCATGATCACAGCCGACCTCACCTCCGCGAGAATTATCAAGCGTCACCCGACCCCCGTTTTGGCCAAAGAGGACGTGCCCTTCCCCGCCACCTGCATCTTCAACGCCGGTGTCTGCAAGTTCGGCGGGCGCTACGTGATGCTGTTCCGCAACGACGTCGGCGAATGGGGCAAGTCGCACTTCCACACGACCAACCTCGGCCTAGCCTTCAGCGACGACGGCATCAAGTGGACCGTGGAACCCAAGCCGGTTTGGGACAGGTCGGATCCCGGCATTATCGCCGCCACCGATGGCGA
Above is a window of Tepidisphaeraceae bacterium DNA encoding:
- a CDS encoding MlaD family protein, with protein sequence MAPAKRNLLVGTTVLGAFLVLGWMIIQFGGSIATPFAAPVLNVSFTTTRADGVVEGSPIMYRGVNVGKVTKVSLLPDNENVDILAQINRELNLPANVQGTIRQTNVFGGGAAISLDLTNGQPEGQLADGAKLQSRFAGSGLIPPEIAELASDLRETSRQFRESNVVPNMNAQLTKIGTLIEELTNFVTDTETQDNLRKSLANVRTATESANRITANFERFSAKLESIGDNTDRVVTKAGDSVDDLSKQLTERMSQISQLLHTTQSIAAKIDKGEGTAGRLVNDPKLYAGLVETTESLNLIVRDMQRLVQQWEQEGVSLKLK
- a CDS encoding DUF1570 domain-containing protein; this translates as MFPRLALIFLLLLPTATAFGADRRPTDLPRPNGSAPKLNKVESKYYWLYTDLPEPAAREAVLRLTRMGEEYASRTAGFAGAIRTKFPVYLFRDATDYYTAGGVAGSAGMFDGQRLLVIAGDDVSAATWHTMQHEGFHQFAHAVIGGNLPTWADEGLAEYFGEGIWTGDGFVTGIVPPWRLERIRRSIAAEEFKSITDVMALTLAEWNGNLSIQNYDQAWSMVHFLVHADNGRYRRAFSTYMNEIGRGRAASRAWQTAFGDTAGFEQKWLAYWRSLPADPSSDLYDQASVATIGSFLGRAIVRKTPISDYATFTATARDPQQQLPMNAPDWLPASLLAEAIERASTSGQVTLEQPANGPARVVLTRADGCLAIASVSIVGGKVKEVTTRFDDSATVLAEAERLKLLNETGRATAILKDALKRNADSPKAADMRAMIKDLAVPPRAGNKSK
- a CDS encoding LL-diaminopimelate aminotransferase, whose translation is MATINDNYLKLKAGYLFPEIGRRVKAFSEANPGAKIIRLGIGDVTEPLPQAIRDAMHKAVDEMGNRETFRGYGPEQGYDFLREAIAKNDFQSRGCDVSADEIFVSDGSKCDCGNILDIFGEGNTIAVTDPVYPVYVDTNVMAGHTGEANERGEYGNLVYLRGTAENNFVPELPTQRVDIIYLCYPNNPTGTVATKETLTKWVNYAKQNGSIILFDAAYEAYITDASVPHSIYEIPGARDCAIEFRSFSKLAGFTGVRCAFTVVPKTLKGKAKDGSEVDLFRLWTRRHTTKFNGVSYITQRGAEAVYSPEGKQQIRSLLDFYLANAKLIREGISSIGLKVFGGVNAPYVWLKTPGNTTSWQFFDDLLSKANVVGTPGSGFGAAGEGYFRISAFNSRANVEEALRRIKANVKA